The Gardnerella leopoldii genomic interval TTGCGAAGCGTCAAGTCGGAAAGAAGATTTATAAGTGTCGGCAATTATTTTTCGATATTCAGCTCGCAAAGCAAACGCCAAACGCCATTGAGTTAATCTACGTTTAATAAGCACAGACGTTTGTAAAATATCACTATTATTGGCGTAAGATTGCTCGTCACTAAGAGCGCAAAGAACTGAATTTTCGCTTTCAAAATCGCTAATACCAAGCTCATCTAAACGAGCGAGCATATCGCGCAATTGATGCATAAAAGCGTTGTTAATATCGAAACTATCTGCCAAAAATTCTGGAGACGAAGAAGCTGCTTGAGCAGCCTGAGTTGTTGAAGGCGCGGAAGGTGCGGAAGTGGCGGAAGTATTAGAAACTGCGCAAGTTAATGGAATAACCCATTGAGACGTTTCAAAATAATCCTTAAAAAGCGCGCATATATTGCAATCACCATTATCTCCACGCATAACATGCTCAATGTGTGCGCGCAAAACTTTACGAAGCAAAGAATCCTGCTCAGCACCATTTAGCAGCTTAGGCGAAGGCTCATTCTTTAACTTACAGCAAGCAGAAATGATATTAAAAGCTAAAGAAGCCAAAGTGCCAACTGGACGAGACTGCTTACTCACACCAATTTGACGAATAATAATATTGTCAATTTTTGAAGCAAGAACACGATTTTGCACAGCCATCGCAGTAACATTATGCGACCAACGCTTATAGCCGGAAATTGCTGCGCGCACAGCAAACTGCGTTTTACCAGTATTCGGCGCACCATACACAAGCAACGCATTAGTCACATTGCCAGAAGAATTGCGTAACGTACCGTCAAATAATGCTTGTAATGCAGTATCCTCACTCATACGCTTAATTCTAGCAATTAGGCAATAGTGGCGCGCAACAATACTATTCTTTTAATATTGCACGAGCGCGAGCATCCTTAAGCGCAAGAAATACACTGCCGACACCAATAAAAATAAGAGTAAACACAATTAACAAATACGCAACACCAACGCCCAAAGTAGTGGCATTAAAAGTTTGCGGTGCAAAGCCGAACCAGCCGGCAGGAGCGCCATAATTGAGGAAATTATAAGGCGCGCGCATTGCATGAACACCCCAACGAACACCAGCAAACTCACTAAGCATAGCAGCATAAGCAACATAAGCAAGAGGCGGAACAGTAGAAACATACAAATGTGCGCGAGTAGAGCGGAAACGATAATCAAAAAGCACAAAATCAGCGATTGCAAGAAGCGGCGCAACTGCGTGAACGCAAAGGCTGCTGCAACCGTTATTCATGTAAGCGCCGACAAAACCAAGCTTATTGGTAGGTGCTAAGAAACACAGGTACAAAGTGAATGTGACAGCAATTGAGATGGTCATCATGAATTTGAAAATGTACCAAGCGTTGGATTTTGAGTCGAACCATGCGCAAGATGCTGCAGAATCTTGCTGTGCGGCGGAATCTTGCTGTGCGGCGGAACATGCAGAATTACGAGCACGCATAAACGCAGCTGTATCAAGCAAAAGCGATCCAGCAAGAGCTACGCAAATCATAAGGTTAGAAAGATTCGTAAAATAAGTGAAGGTCATCAAGCCTTCCCACGAAGCAGCCATGCCATAAACAGATGCGATGATTGCAATCGCGCGTATTGCTGTGCGTGTCGCGTATTCGCGCGCTGTGAGCGGAGTCTTTTGTTCTAGCATGGAATCGTTTGCCATGTTATCTCGCTTTCGTAACTTCTATAATCTACTTTTTATTTACTATATTTATGTTTACACAGTTGAAAGCAAAAATATGTAGAAGAAGTTGCAAAAATGCGGCGCGATTTTTGTAGATTCCTGCAAGTGCTGCAAAACAAGCAAAATGAGACACTAACGCAAAAGAGCGTAAGTCATGAACAAAAGATATAGTCGAAGGATGGTTCGGAGTGCGCAATTGCAACAAATTGTGAAGTCAAGCGCTGAGATTACATCCGTAAAACCTGATCTAGATAGTGCTAGCGAAGGGAAACATTATGACAACATGCAACACTGAAAAAACAAATACCTGCAACGAAGCAAACGAATACTGCACAAGCTCAACAACGCAAGTCGACACATGCTTCTCTGTACGCGCACGCCGACGTATGTTCCTTAACGACGTGCGTCAATGCATCGAACGTGTGCGCACACAGCAGCCACTCACCCATTGCATCACGAACGTAATCGTGCAAGACATTACAGCCAACGCACTGCTCGCTGCAGGAGCATCGCCAATTATGGTAACCGATCCAGAAGAAGCGCATGCACTTGCGCAAATTGCCACAGGCGTGCTCATAAACGTTGGCACATTCCATCAGCCAGAAACTTCCGAATACATGCGCGCAGCTGTTGAAGGATGCGAAAAAGCTGATACTCCGTGGGTGCTTGACCCGGTTGGAATCGGCGTTCCAGCACTTGCACCTCGCGCGCGCTTTGTACACGAAATTATTAAGCACCACCCTACTGTAATTCGTGCAAACGCTTCCGAAATAATGGCACTTGCAGGCAAAGAAAGCAACGGAAAAGGCGTAGATTCTCACGATAACGTAAACGACGCGCTTCAAGCTGCTCGCGAATTAGCTAAAAAATACGGATCCGTAGTGGCAATTTCCGGAGAAAAAGACGCGATTTACGCTCACGGATGTTTAGCTCGCGTAACAGGTGGCCACAAAGCTATGACTAAGGTAGTTGGAACAGGTTGCGCTTTGGGAGCGTTAGTTGCAGCATACGTTGGCGCAAACCCGGAACGTCCGCTCGCAGCAACTGTTGCAGCGCACGTGCACGCAGCAGCGGCTGGAACTTGGGCAGCTCGCCAAACCACAGCTCCAGGCACTTTCCGCACACTGTGGATGGATGCGCTTTCAACTCTTAGCGTAAATGATATGTTTAGTTTGACAAATATTGAGTTTACGGTGGAGCCTGTTGATTGGACACTGTATTTGGTAACGGATCCGCGCATGGGAAATCGCCCGGAAGAAGAAGTTGCAGTAGAGTCAGTTGAAGGCGGAGTTACAGTTGTGCAATTGCGCGATAAGTATTCCAATGACGCTGAAATTTCGGCCAAGGCGAAGAAGTTGCGTCACGCGCTTATTGATTCCGGACACGGCGATGTGCCTGTGTTTATTGACGATCATGTTGATTGCGCAGCTCATCTTGGTTTCAACTTGCACGTTGGGCAAAAGGATACGCCGTTTGTTGAGGCACGAAAGGCGATGCCAGCAGAGTGGATGGTTGGGCTTTCTTGCGCTCGACCGGATTTGATGGAGAAAGCTTACCGCGAGTGCAAAGAAAACGACGTTCCACTGCCGGATGTGATTGGCATTGGTGCAGCTTTTGAAACGCATACGAAAGCGCACGACGTGCCTCCACTGGGAGTTGAAGGCGTAAACGAAGTTGCGAAAGTTGCGCACTCTATGGGCGTAAAAACGTTGGCAATTGGCGGAATTCACGAGAACACGGTGTTCCCTATTCGCGGTCTTGAGCTTGACGGAGTTTGCACAGTGTCGGCGCTTATGTGCGCTGAGGATGCTGGGAAAGTTGCGCGCGAGCTTAAAAGCGTGATTACTGAGTAAAACTGGCACGCGTGCGCGACGACCTGCTTTCGCGCTTAGAGCGTAGCGCGCGAAAGCAACTCGGAGCGGAAACTCGCTTAAGCGCGAGCGTTGGCTGGTTTTGGGAACAAATGCCGGAAAATTCCCGGCATTTGTTTACGAACAGAGCTTCGATGTTCACACAGTTTGCTGAAGGATGCGCACGGAATGGTTTACCGGTCCATGCCCGCGCTCGCCGCCGCGCCCAACATGCAATTCACTCCCAGCCGCAATCGCCTCACGAAGCCACGCCGTTGACCATTCAAGCGCGCGAAGTACAGTATCGTGATCACTCAAATTCTTTCCCTCGCGCAAAGCAAGCCCAATTTTCGTAGCAAGCGCAGAAGAAAGCGAGCAACCAGTTCCGTGAGTTGTGCTTGTTTCAACTCGTTCGCTTGGTACGTGACTTGCGTAGCCATCCGGGAAAACCGCAGTATTTCCAACGTCTTCGCCAGTTAAGTGCCCACCTTTTACGATTACAACAACGCTGTTTTTTGCAGCCAACTTGCGCGCCTGGTTGCAAGCTTCCTCAAAATTTTCCGCAACACTTGACTCGCACAAAGCCGCCAATTCCGGCACGTTTGGCGTCACTACATCAACGCAGCTTATAAAGTTTCGCATCGCATTTTCAGCACTTGCCTCAAGCAAGCGCTTCCCGGAAGTTGATATCATAACTGGGTCTAGAACGCTTACAGGAACCGGATTATCACGCATCCAGTCTCGCATTGCTTCAATGTATTCTGTGCATCCGAGCATGCCGATTTTTAGTGCATCAACTGTAACGTCGTCGTACACGCATGAAAGTTGTGTGCGGAAAAAGCTTACTGGTGGCGTGAATACTTCGCGCACCTCGCATGTGTTTTGCGCAACAAGATTAGTTGGTATACACATGCCGTAACCGCCTGCCGCCATGATTGATTTAAGATCTGCCTGTATTCCGGCTCCACCTGTCGGATCTGTGCCAGCTACGCTTAGCACGCGTGGAATGATTGGATTTGATTGCTGCGAAAGCGATTGCGTATGTTGCAAGTCGTTCTGCTTACTTGATACTAGCGTCATATTTTTTATTATATTGCGTCGCGCTCGTTTGTGTTCAAGTAGGTCGTTACTAGCGCAGTGATATGTACCCCCTTTTCTGCATCAGTGTCCGAAGGTAGGCAAAATCACACTCATGCAGCGCGACGACCTGCCTGAGCGCTGCGATTTAGCGCGCGAAAGCAACTCGGAGCGCCGAGCTTGCTCAGAGTTGAAAGCACAGTGTGCTTTCAACGCAAGCGAGGTCTGCCTTCGTCTCGATTGACGAAGGCAGGGCAGAGTTGCGTGGTTGCGCTTTAGAAACTAAGTTGTGACTGGCGTGCGCTGACGACCTGCTTGAGCGCTGCAATTTAGCGCGCGAAAGCAACTCGGAGCGCCGAGCTTGCTCAGAGTTGAAAGCACAGTGTGCTTTCAACGCAAGCGAGGTCTACCTTCGTCTCGATTGACGAAGGCAGGGCAGAGTTGCGTGGTTGCGCTTTAGAAACTAAGTTGTGACTGGCGTGCGCTGACGATCTGCCTGAGCGCTGCCATTTAGCGCGAAGGCAACTCGGAGCGGAAACTCGCTTAAGTTGGAAGTCCAGTGGGCTTCCAACGCGAGTTTCGTAAGCGAGCGCGTAATCCACGCGAGCGCCAACTGTGCCAGCAACAAAAAAGAGCTTCAAGCCCGAAAGCTTGAAGCCCCATTTTTATATTAGATTAGCGCAATCACTCAGCTTCGTCGCCATAATCGCTCTGACCACCCTGATCGTCAAGGAAGTCATCTGGATTAAAGTCGTCGCCGAGCTTCATATCACCAAAATCAATGTTGGAGAAGTCAACATCGCCCATATCGCTCTCACCGAAGTTCGAAGGCGTGCTATCTGCACCGCCCAAACCAAAGTTCGGATAAATAGAGTCGCGAACCTGAGGATCCGGCTCCACACTAGCATTGCGGTAACGTGCCAAACCGGTACCAGCTGGGATGAGCTTACCGATAATCACATTCTCCTTCAAGCCCTTAAGGTCATCTTCCTTCTGGCTCAAGGCGGCCTCAGTAAGCACACGCGTAGTCTCCTGGAACGATGCTGCAGAAAGCCAAGAATCCGTAGCCAAAGAAGCCTTGGTAATACCCATAAGCTCTGGTCGACCAGCAGCAGGCTTTCCGCCGTTCTTTACAGCAGCCAAGTTTGCCTCGCGGAACTTTGCTTGATCCACAAGCTCACCTGGAAGAAGATCCGTATCGCCAGAATCAATCACCGTAATACGGCGAAGCATCTGGTGCACAATAACTTCAATGTGCTTATCGTGAATATCAACACCCTGAGAACGGTACACGTTGTGCACTTCTTCCACGATGTTCACCTGAGCCGCACGCGGACCAAGAATACGCAGAATCTTCTTAGGATCCACAGAACCTTCAATCAGCTGCGTACCAACCTCAACATGGTCGCCATCTTTTACAAGCATTGGCGCACGACGAGTCACTGGGTAAACGATTGGATCAATCGTAGTGTCGTCTGGAGTCAAAGTCACCTGACGGCCGTGATCAGTATCCTCGACCTTCACAACGCCTGGGAACTCAGCGATTGGAGCCTCACCCTTAGGAGTACGAGCCTCGAAAAGCTCCGTAACACGAGGAAGACCCTGAGTAATATCAGAAGCCGAAGCGACGCCACCGGAGTGGAAGGAACGAAGCGTAAGCTGCGTACCAGGTTCACCAATGGACTGTGCTGCAACAATACCAACAGCCTCACCAACATCCACGAGTCGGCTTGTAGCCAAGGACCAGCCGTAGCACTTTGCGCAAACGCCGCGCTTGGATTCGCAAGTAAGCACAGAACGCGCCTTAACTTCCTCAACGCCGTGAGCAACCAAATCACGCAAAACGTCCATAGAAAGTGCGTCGCCACACTTTGCCAAAACTGTCGTACCGTCAGCAGGATCAATTACGTCTGCAGCAAGCAAGCGCGAGTATGGACCACCGTCAGCAGCCTTAACAAGCGTCAAATTGCCGTTTTCGTCGCGATCAGCAATCTTCATCATAAGACCGCGCTTAGTGCCGCAATCTTCTTCACGCACGATTACTTCCTGCGAAACATCCACAAGACGACGAGTCAAGTAGCCAGATTCTGCCGTACGAAGTGCGGTATCTGCCAAGCCCTTACGAGCGCCGTGCTGCGAGATGAAGTACTCCAACACGGAAAGACCATCGCGGTAGTTTGACTTAACAGGTCGAGGAATAATCTCGCCCTTAGGGTTTGCCACGAGACCTCGCATACCAGCAATCTGACGAATCTGCATCCAGTTACCACGTGCGCCTGACTGAACCATGATGTTCACGTTGTTGTCATCGTGGAAGTTTTCGCGCATTGCGTCTGCAACCTTGTCGGTGCATTCAGTCCACAAGTTGATCAACTCTTGACGACGCTCTTCGTCTGTAAGAAGACCCATATCGTATTGAGAGTTGATTTTTGCAGCCTGATCCTCGTAATCTTGCGCAATTTGCTCGCGATTTGGAGGAAGCACAATGTCAGAGAATGCCATCGTTACGCCAGACCAAGGAGCGCGAGTAAAGCCGAGATCCTTCAAAGCGTCGAGTGTTGCTGCAACTTGAGCTGTAGAATAGCGGGTTGCAATATCGTCGACGATCTTAGAAAGTACGCCCTTTGGCACCTGCTCATTTACGAACGGATAGTCGACTGGCAAAGTTCCGTTGAACAAAATGCGTCCGCAAGAAGTTGCAAACAGTACAGTCCCGTCCTTAAAACGCTCTTCGCGCACAACGTCTGGGCTGCCTGGCTCAGGGTCAACAACCTTAAGCTCAGCAGGCTCCCAATTCTTTGGCAATACGAAGTCTGCAGGAACTCGAATCAGCACCTTAGCTTGCATATCAATCTCATGCTTGTCGAGAGCCATTTCAGCTTCAGCAAGCGAGGAGAAGATTCGGCCCTGACCTTTTGCTCCGTCAATTACGGTAGACAAGTAGTAAAGACCCAGAATCATATCCTGAGAAGGCATAGTCACGGTGTGACCGTCTGCTGGCTTCAAGATATTGTCGGAAGCCATCATCAAAGTGCGCGCTTCGGCTTGAGCTTCTGCAGAAAGCGGAAGATGCACTGCCATCTGGTCACCATCGAAGTCTGCGTTGAATGCTGCACAAGCAAGTGGTGGCAGGTGGATTGCTTTACCTT includes:
- the thiM gene encoding hydroxyethylthiazole kinase, producing the protein MTTCNTEKTNTCNEANEYCTSSTTQVDTCFSVRARRRMFLNDVRQCIERVRTQQPLTHCITNVIVQDITANALLAAGASPIMVTDPEEAHALAQIATGVLINVGTFHQPETSEYMRAAVEGCEKADTPWVLDPVGIGVPALAPRARFVHEIIKHHPTVIRANASEIMALAGKESNGKGVDSHDNVNDALQAARELAKKYGSVVAISGEKDAIYAHGCLARVTGGHKAMTKVVGTGCALGALVAAYVGANPERPLAATVAAHVHAAAAGTWAARQTTAPGTFRTLWMDALSTLSVNDMFSLTNIEFTVEPVDWTLYLVTDPRMGNRPEEEVAVESVEGGVTVVQLRDKYSNDAEISAKAKKLRHALIDSGHGDVPVFIDDHVDCAAHLGFNLHVGQKDTPFVEARKAMPAEWMVGLSCARPDLMEKAYRECKENDVPLPDVIGIGAAFETHTKAHDVPPLGVEGVNEVAKVAHSMGVKTLAIGGIHENTVFPIRGLELDGVCTVSALMCAEDAGKVARELKSVITE
- the thiD gene encoding bifunctional hydroxymethylpyrimidine kinase/phosphomethylpyrimidine kinase, producing MTLVSSKQNDLQHTQSLSQQSNPIIPRVLSVAGTDPTGGAGIQADLKSIMAAGGYGMCIPTNLVAQNTCEVREVFTPPVSFFRTQLSCVYDDVTVDALKIGMLGCTEYIEAMRDWMRDNPVPVSVLDPVMISTSGKRLLEASAENAMRNFISCVDVVTPNVPELAALCESSVAENFEEACNQARKLAAKNSVVVIVKGGHLTGEDVGNTAVFPDGYASHVPSERVETSTTHGTGCSLSSALATKIGLALREGKNLSDHDTVLRALEWSTAWLREAIAAGSELHVGRGGERGHGPVNHSVRILQQTV
- a CDS encoding DNA-directed RNA polymerase subunit beta': MLDVNAFDKLRIGLATAEDIRSWSHGEVKKPETINYRTLKPEKDGLFGEQIFGPTRDWECACGKYKRVRFKGIVCERCGVEVTRSRVRRERMGHIELAAPVTHIWFFKGVPSRLGYLLDIAPKDLEKVIYFAAYMVTKVDEEQRHQDLPDLQDEFDTEIGNLRKRRDNEIEARAKKVEEDLHELEESGEGKGAARSKLRASAEREMSAIRTRYDEQIQRLNAVFDRFKGLRAGDMEGDVDLWREMEDRYGDYFEGCMGAEAIKKRLQDFDLKSAAEELRAEIDNGTGQRKARALKRLKVVNAFLTTGNKPEAMVLDVIPVIPPDLRPMVQLDGGRFATSDLNDLYRRVINRNNRLKRLIELGAPEIMLNNEKRMLQEAVDSLFDNGRRGRPVTGASNRPLKSLSDMLKGKQGRFRQNLLGKRVDYSGRSVIVVGPSLRMHQCGLPKPMALELFKPFVIKRLVDQGFAQNMKSAKRLVDRGDSEVWGVLEEVISEHPVLLNRAPTLHRLGIQAFEPILVEGKAIHLPPLACAAFNADFDGDQMAVHLPLSAEAQAEARTLMMASDNILKPADGHTVTMPSQDMILGLYYLSTVIDGAKGQGRIFSSLAEAEMALDKHEIDMQAKVLIRVPADFVLPKNWEPAELKVVDPEPGSPDVVREERFKDGTVLFATSCGRILFNGTLPVDYPFVNEQVPKGVLSKIVDDIATRYSTAQVAATLDALKDLGFTRAPWSGVTMAFSDIVLPPNREQIAQDYEDQAAKINSQYDMGLLTDEERRQELINLWTECTDKVADAMRENFHDDNNVNIMVQSGARGNWMQIRQIAGMRGLVANPKGEIIPRPVKSNYRDGLSVLEYFISQHGARKGLADTALRTAESGYLTRRLVDVSQEVIVREEDCGTKRGLMMKIADRDENGNLTLVKAADGGPYSRLLAADVIDPADGTTVLAKCGDALSMDVLRDLVAHGVEEVKARSVLTCESKRGVCAKCYGWSLATSRLVDVGEAVGIVAAQSIGEPGTQLTLRSFHSGGVASASDITQGLPRVTELFEARTPKGEAPIAEFPGVVKVEDTDHGRQVTLTPDDTTIDPIVYPVTRRAPMLVKDGDHVEVGTQLIEGSVDPKKILRILGPRAAQVNIVEEVHNVYRSQGVDIHDKHIEVIVHQMLRRITVIDSGDTDLLPGELVDQAKFREANLAAVKNGGKPAAGRPELMGITKASLATDSWLSAASFQETTRVLTEAALSQKEDDLKGLKENVIIGKLIPAGTGLARYRNASVEPDPQVRDSIYPNFGLGGADSTPSNFGESDMGDVDFSNIDFGDMKLGDDFNPDDFLDDQGGQSDYGDEAE